The proteins below are encoded in one region of Syntrophotalea carbinolica DSM 2380:
- a CDS encoding PocR ligand-binding domain-containing protein has protein sequence MNSLMIEGEGVASQQIKILDLIEKDVLEEIVRDFTKATRVASVLVDLDGQPITREHNFSRVCKEYCRSTPIGRAKCYASDRFGGEESKKIGKPFIYKCLNAGLMDSATPIIVEGYHVATLVMGQVLTKPIAVDKAVDAARRIGIEDVAGYLKALHEVPVMSYERLQSAVNLMCTIAKTISSLAIQKYLSKKAYQKNLHNIINSVSEAIISTDLDGTVTLINKAAIKMFGRESSSIVGQPIFEFFARPEDFREHLTCKKQHAASEMPPVFEVFRPNGQIFYAQASFREIFLSKREAMGYVTVLRDVTQEKKVEKMKEDLIGMLTHDMGNPILSTQRVLELMLDGHLGSLNHRGDEMVALALNSTHKLSGMVSNFLDIFLDECTGLNLCQMPGDMDATLVESIQHVGFSADDKKIRIRFQPGRAGVRMLADWSRLQRTCVNLLENAVRFSPLGGEIVVKAEQLSSDEQGDYILVTIDDQGKGIDKEKQALIFEKFYTTSIRNRDERRGVGLGLTFSKMVVEAHGGRIWVESPYVNDEGEEVTGGRFRFRIPVSTGQQYIVPRGDEHE, from the coding sequence ATGAACTCATTGATGATCGAAGGAGAGGGTGTGGCCAGTCAGCAGATAAAAATCCTTGATCTGATAGAAAAAGATGTTCTCGAGGAAATAGTACGGGACTTTACCAAGGCAACACGCGTCGCCTCGGTTCTGGTCGACCTGGACGGACAGCCGATCACCAGGGAACATAATTTCTCCCGAGTATGTAAAGAATATTGTCGTTCGACACCCATAGGCCGGGCAAAGTGCTATGCCAGCGACCGGTTCGGTGGCGAAGAGAGCAAGAAGATAGGAAAACCCTTCATTTATAAATGCCTGAATGCCGGGCTTATGGACAGCGCAACGCCGATTATCGTCGAAGGCTATCATGTCGCGACGCTGGTCATGGGGCAGGTGCTGACCAAGCCCATCGCCGTGGACAAAGCCGTCGATGCGGCCAGGAGGATCGGCATTGAGGATGTAGCCGGATATCTCAAGGCCTTGCATGAAGTGCCCGTGATGAGTTACGAGCGGTTGCAGTCCGCCGTAAATTTGATGTGTACCATCGCCAAAACCATCAGTTCGCTGGCGATCCAGAAATACCTGTCCAAGAAGGCCTACCAAAAAAATCTGCATAACATCATCAACAGCGTTTCGGAGGCGATTATCTCCACCGATCTTGACGGCACCGTGACGTTGATCAACAAAGCCGCCATAAAAATGTTCGGACGTGAGTCCTCATCCATTGTCGGTCAGCCGATTTTTGAATTCTTCGCCCGCCCCGAGGATTTTCGCGAACATCTGACCTGTAAGAAGCAACACGCCGCTTCTGAAATGCCTCCGGTATTTGAAGTTTTCCGGCCCAATGGCCAGATATTCTATGCCCAGGCTTCATTCCGGGAGATCTTTCTCAGTAAACGGGAAGCTATGGGGTATGTCACTGTGCTGCGCGACGTTACCCAGGAAAAAAAGGTCGAAAAAATGAAGGAGGACCTGATCGGCATGCTCACCCACGACATGGGCAATCCGATTCTGTCCACTCAGAGGGTGCTGGAATTGATGCTGGACGGCCATCTCGGTTCCCTGAACCATCGAGGCGACGAGATGGTGGCTCTGGCGCTGAATTCGACGCACAAACTCTCGGGGATGGTTTCGAATTTTCTCGATATTTTTCTGGACGAATGCACGGGTCTGAATCTGTGTCAGATGCCTGGGGACATGGATGCCACTCTGGTCGAAAGTATTCAACATGTCGGTTTCTCCGCCGATGACAAGAAAATACGCATACGCTTTCAACCCGGCAGGGCCGGTGTGCGGATGTTGGCGGACTGGAGCCGTTTGCAGCGCACCTGCGTGAACTTGCTGGAAAATGCCGTTCGTTTCAGTCCGTTAGGCGGTGAAATCGTTGTCAAGGCGGAGCAACTTTCCAGCGATGAGCAGGGGGATTATATCCTGGTGACCATCGATGATCAGGGCAAGGGGATCGATAAGGAGAAGCAGGCGCTTATTTTCGAAAAGTTTTATACCACCAGCATCCGCAACAGAGATGAACGTCGCGGAGTGGGGCTGGGGTTAACTTTCAGCAAGATGGTTGTCGAGGCTCATGGCGGCAGGATTTGGGTGGAGTCGCCTTATGTCAATGATGAAGGTGAAGAGGTTACGGGGGGGCGTTTCCGCTTTCGTATTCCTGTTTCAACCGGGCAGCAGTACATCGTTCCGAGGGGGGATGAGCATGAGTGA
- a CDS encoding response regulator transcription factor: MSEAQSITVFIADDHPILRIGLSMYLESKQNIKIIGEADNGFDAVNAINQNPPDVVLMDVDMPGLSGIEAIRVLRKTLPDMRIIVLSTYTKKEYIQEAMMEGANGYVAKNTKIDELIKIIEDFAAGRESHSPYLLNLAVKWRQRQDDGGAEHNLTKTEIKVLKHIAEGKTNNEIAQIQFVSIETIKTHVQRIFKKLEVGNRMEAVAVARKKNII; encoded by the coding sequence ATGAGTGAGGCACAATCGATTACTGTTTTTATTGCCGATGACCATCCTATTTTGAGGATCGGTCTGAGCATGTATCTTGAATCGAAGCAGAACATCAAAATCATAGGCGAAGCCGACAACGGGTTTGATGCGGTCAATGCCATCAATCAAAATCCGCCGGATGTCGTACTTATGGATGTCGATATGCCGGGACTGTCAGGTATTGAAGCTATCCGCGTGTTGCGTAAAACCCTGCCGGACATGAGAATCATCGTTTTGTCCACCTATACCAAAAAGGAATATATTCAGGAGGCCATGATGGAAGGGGCCAACGGGTATGTGGCCAAAAATACCAAGATCGATGAACTGATCAAGATTATCGAAGATTTTGCCGCAGGTCGGGAAAGCCATTCCCCCTATCTGTTGAACCTCGCGGTGAAATGGCGTCAACGGCAGGATGACGGCGGGGCGGAGCACAATCTGACCAAAACCGAAATCAAGGTGCTGAAACATATTGCCGAGGGAAAAACCAACAACGAAATTGCCCAGATTCAATTCGTCAGTATCGAAACGATCAAAACCCATGTACAAAGGATTTTTAAAAAGCTTGAAGTCGGTAATCGCATGGAGGCTGTGGCGGTTGCCCGTAAGAAAAATATCATTTAA
- the ablA gene encoding lysine 2,3-aminomutase, whose product MQNQRKIAKKFGGKDTFTNHWEDWKWHAKHAIQDIDTFERITGIKLDPKFRENVALTLEKFPLSITPYYASLIDPEDYQNDPVFIQSFPSPHELEVDPREMADPLAEDKDSPVPGITHRYPDRVLFHVSNLCAMYCRHCTRKRKVGDQDSIPGREEIKQGLEYIAENPQIRDVLLSGGDPLMLSDEYLDWILTALRNIPHVQVIRIGTRMPVVLPYRITDDLVDMLRKHHPVWVNTHFNHPRELTSSARAALRKLADAGIPLGNQTVLLAGVNDCPRIIKELMHRLVDNRVRPYYLYQCDLSEGLMHFRTPVGKGIEIMESLIGHTSGFAIPTYVVDAPGGGGKIPLNPNYLVSLSTNKVILRNYEGVITTYQEPHSYEPIFCDRHCSDCHLQLKLKGAEECEATGLVKLLSDHDDTISLTPEDNERMERRGDD is encoded by the coding sequence TTGCAGAATCAGAGGAAGATAGCTAAAAAATTCGGTGGCAAAGATACATTTACAAATCATTGGGAGGACTGGAAATGGCATGCTAAGCATGCTATTCAAGATATCGATACATTCGAACGTATAACGGGTATCAAGCTTGACCCTAAATTTCGTGAAAACGTTGCGTTAACACTCGAAAAATTCCCACTCTCCATCACTCCATATTACGCATCCCTTATTGATCCCGAAGATTATCAAAACGACCCCGTTTTTATTCAGTCATTTCCGTCCCCCCATGAGTTGGAGGTGGACCCTCGCGAAATGGCCGACCCCCTTGCGGAAGACAAGGACAGTCCGGTGCCCGGGATTACCCATCGTTATCCGGATCGTGTCCTGTTTCACGTGAGCAATCTGTGCGCCATGTACTGCCGCCATTGCACGCGCAAGCGAAAAGTTGGCGATCAGGATTCCATCCCCGGACGGGAAGAAATCAAGCAGGGTCTTGAATATATCGCCGAGAATCCCCAGATCCGCGACGTATTGCTGTCCGGTGGCGATCCGCTGATGCTTTCGGATGAGTATCTGGACTGGATTCTGACGGCATTGCGAAATATTCCCCATGTTCAGGTCATACGTATCGGTACCCGGATGCCGGTTGTCCTGCCCTATCGCATTACCGATGACCTGGTCGACATGTTGCGCAAACATCACCCGGTGTGGGTCAATACCCATTTCAATCATCCCCGCGAGCTTACGTCCTCGGCGCGGGCGGCTTTGCGCAAACTGGCGGATGCCGGAATTCCCCTGGGCAACCAGACCGTGTTGCTGGCCGGTGTGAACGATTGTCCCCGTATCATCAAGGAACTGATGCATCGTCTGGTCGATAACCGTGTGCGTCCCTATTACCTGTACCAGTGCGATCTTTCCGAAGGTCTGATGCACTTTCGTACACCGGTCGGGAAAGGCATCGAAATCATGGAGAGCCTTATCGGTCATACCAGCGGTTTTGCCATTCCGACGTATGTTGTCGATGCGCCGGGCGGCGGTGGTAAGATCCCGCTGAATCCGAATTACCTGGTTTCGTTGTCGACCAATAAAGTGATTTTGCGAAATTACGAAGGGGTCATCACCACCTATCAGGAGCCTCATAGTTACGAGCCGATTTTTTGTGATCGTCATTGCTCCGATTGTCATCTTCAGCTTAAGCTCAAGGGCGCGGAAGAATGCGAGGCGACCGGTCTCGTCAAGTTGTTGTCGGATCACGATGATACCATCTCCTTGACACCGGAGGACAACGAGCGCATGGAGAGGCGGGGAGATGACTGA
- the ablB gene encoding putative beta-lysine N-acetyltransferase, whose product MTDRMERIGDSLIQHGSNSERIYLMKLASRDCPGIVDKLDDLAARHGYTKIFAKVPVSASSFFLNRGYLAEARIPQLYHGQEEGVMLGKFLQPERNIESHADLVKDVLAKAHAKGRAGRQNETCPSLPEGYVLRSLIESDVEAAAAVYREVFASYPFPIHDPAYLLETMRDHVRYFGVWHEGRLVALASAEMDRTAGHAEMTDFATLPSCRGNGFAQALLAFMEQEIKGDGIRTAFTIARAYSYGMNITFARAGYRFGGTLRNNTQICGRLESMNVWYKPLP is encoded by the coding sequence ATGACTGATCGGATGGAGCGGATCGGCGACTCCCTGATACAACATGGCTCCAACAGTGAACGCATTTATCTCATGAAGCTTGCTTCCCGAGATTGTCCCGGAATTGTCGATAAACTTGACGATCTGGCGGCGCGGCATGGATATACCAAGATCTTTGCCAAGGTTCCCGTAAGCGCCAGTTCGTTTTTTTTGAATCGGGGTTATCTGGCGGAAGCGCGCATTCCTCAGCTGTACCATGGGCAGGAAGAGGGAGTGATGCTGGGGAAGTTTCTGCAGCCCGAGCGTAACATTGAGTCCCACGCTGATCTGGTGAAGGATGTGCTGGCCAAAGCCCATGCTAAAGGTAGGGCTGGCAGGCAAAATGAAACGTGCCCTTCGTTGCCGGAAGGTTATGTCCTTCGTTCCCTGATCGAGTCGGATGTTGAGGCCGCAGCGGCGGTTTACCGGGAGGTGTTCGCCAGTTACCCGTTCCCCATTCATGATCCTGCCTACCTGCTCGAGACGATGCGCGATCATGTGCGCTATTTTGGCGTCTGGCATGAAGGTCGTCTGGTGGCTCTGGCCTCCGCGGAAATGGATCGGACTGCCGGGCATGCCGAAATGACCGATTTTGCCACCTTGCCCTCTTGCCGGGGGAATGGGTTTGCGCAGGCTCTGCTGGCTTTTATGGAGCAGGAAATAAAGGGTGATGGTATACGGACGGCTTTTACCATCGCCAGGGCCTATTCCTACGGTATGAATATAACCTTTGCTCGGGCCGGTTATCGATTTGGTGGTACTTTGCGTAACAATACCCAGATCTGTGGCCGATTGGAGAGCATGAACGTCTGGTACAAGCCGCTTCCTTGA
- the rnc gene encoding ribonuclease III, with protein sequence MLEAKSAALLEDTIDYVFDNQALLLEALTHKSFSNEQNDRTEPDNERLEFLGDAVLGVVVSHYIFRTFPHLPEGELTRIRSEVVSEKGLTVIGKAICLGDYMRLGKGEERSGGRQKSSLLANTMEALLGAVFCDGGFDSVRRVIEALFIPHIQRAARRKTGVDYKTRLQERLQARFGDVPQYVLIHADGPPHQRSYSVEAHFRGSCIGQGQGRSKKSAEQAAAKQALEYLEE encoded by the coding sequence TTGCTCGAAGCTAAAAGTGCCGCGTTGTTGGAAGATACCATTGATTATGTGTTTGATAACCAGGCTCTTTTGCTGGAAGCTTTGACACATAAATCTTTCAGCAACGAACAGAACGACCGGACCGAGCCTGACAACGAAAGACTCGAATTCCTCGGTGACGCGGTGTTGGGGGTGGTTGTCAGCCACTACATTTTCCGTACTTTTCCCCACCTGCCCGAAGGAGAATTAACCCGTATTCGCTCAGAAGTCGTCAGCGAAAAAGGTCTGACGGTTATCGGTAAAGCGATCTGTCTGGGTGATTATATGCGTCTCGGCAAAGGGGAAGAGCGCAGCGGCGGTCGGCAAAAAAGCAGCTTGCTGGCCAATACCATGGAAGCATTGCTTGGTGCTGTTTTTTGTGACGGCGGTTTTGACAGTGTTCGGCGGGTCATCGAGGCCTTGTTCATTCCCCATATTCAGCGTGCCGCACGTCGCAAGACAGGTGTGGATTACAAAACCCGCTTGCAGGAACGCCTGCAGGCAAGGTTCGGAGATGTCCCCCAGTACGTTCTGATTCATGCGGACGGGCCGCCCCATCAGCGTTCCTACTCGGTCGAGGCGCATTTCCGGGGTTCCTGTATCGGCCAGGGGCAGGGGCGCAGTAAAAAGTCCGCTGAACAGGCAGCAGCCAAACAGGCGTTGGAGTATCTGGAAGAGTGA
- a CDS encoding elongator complex protein 3: protein MTVYPFFIPHQGCKHRCVFCEQHRISGVVSAPAPAQVSQQLDSMLPLCGDGEVAFYGGSFTLLDASLQLEYLRCVSPYIAAGRVSGVRISTRPDACGFDVVARLAALGVTTVELGCQSFSARVLEKAARGHGPQAARDAVGLLRDAGIRIGLQLMPGLPGGSLEEARYSLACALDLRPDFLRIYPTVVIAGTDLEILWRQGEYIPWTLEEAVELCAELMWHCHRVGMPVIRIGLQASVELDTGDAVVAGPYHPAFGQLVRSRIWRRALESVASQTGERQVDVAFADLSDALGHRRSNIDYLKRRFGSFEIVAKGAPARQNFVVKGHNYDMMSKACYLQPLSITVG, encoded by the coding sequence ATGACTGTTTATCCCTTTTTTATTCCTCATCAAGGTTGCAAGCATCGTTGTGTATTTTGCGAGCAACATCGTATAAGCGGTGTCGTTTCCGCTCCCGCCCCTGCGCAGGTATCTCAACAACTCGATAGCATGTTGCCTTTGTGCGGTGACGGTGAGGTGGCTTTTTACGGCGGCAGCTTTACGCTGCTCGATGCTTCCTTGCAGCTGGAATATCTGAGGTGTGTTTCGCCTTATATAGCCGCCGGGAGGGTTTCCGGGGTCCGTATTTCGACGCGACCGGATGCCTGCGGTTTTGATGTGGTGGCCCGTCTTGCTGCTCTGGGGGTTACGACTGTTGAGCTTGGCTGCCAATCGTTTTCAGCGCGTGTTCTTGAAAAGGCGGCGCGCGGTCATGGGCCGCAGGCCGCCCGGGATGCTGTCGGATTGTTGCGCGATGCAGGTATCCGGATCGGATTGCAGTTGATGCCGGGGTTGCCAGGCGGCAGTTTGGAAGAGGCCCGTTATTCTCTTGCCTGTGCCCTGGATCTGAGACCGGATTTTTTGCGGATCTATCCGACCGTGGTGATAGCCGGGACGGATCTCGAGATACTCTGGCGGCAAGGTGAGTACATACCGTGGACCCTTGAGGAGGCCGTTGAACTGTGTGCCGAACTGATGTGGCATTGCCACAGGGTCGGTATGCCGGTTATTCGAATCGGCCTGCAGGCATCCGTCGAACTGGATACCGGAGATGCTGTTGTTGCAGGTCCTTATCATCCGGCCTTCGGCCAATTGGTTCGATCCCGAATCTGGCGCCGGGCTCTGGAATCCGTGGCTTCCCAGACCGGGGAACGGCAGGTGGATGTAGCTTTTGCGGACCTGAGTGACGCTCTTGGTCACCGTAGGTCGAATATCGACTATTTGAAGCGACGTTTCGGTTCTTTTGAAATCGTCGCTAAAGGCGCTCCGGCCCGCCAAAACTTTGTGGTGAAGGGCCATAACTACGATATGATGTCAAAGGCCTGTTATTTGCAGCCTTTATCCATAACTGTCGGCTGA
- the era gene encoding GTPase Era translates to MNTENRSEKPFRSGFVAIIGRPNVGKSTLLNSVLGQKIAITSNKPQTTRNRILGIYNQPDAQVLFLDTPGVHKAKGMLNRYMVDQALSTCGDVDVVLMLVEANDRLGGGDDYVLEQVSRSNVPVILVINKVDLIHRPELLPLIEAYTGKYAFSEIIPVSALTGEGTEQLVSSLVKYLPEGPRYYAEDMVTDLPERFIVAEMIREQILKQTHQEIPHGVAVEVDHFEEKPEKNLVVIEACIYVSREGHKKIVLGRGGEKIKSIGKAARYDIERMLGTRVFLDLLVKVEKNWTEERRQLKRFGFE, encoded by the coding sequence TTGAATACTGAAAATCGGTCCGAAAAGCCATTTCGATCAGGTTTTGTTGCCATTATCGGGCGGCCAAATGTCGGTAAATCGACCTTGCTCAATTCTGTCCTGGGGCAGAAAATCGCCATCACTTCGAATAAGCCGCAGACGACGCGCAATCGCATTCTCGGTATCTACAACCAGCCTGATGCCCAGGTACTGTTTCTCGATACGCCGGGGGTGCACAAGGCCAAAGGCATGCTCAACCGTTACATGGTAGATCAGGCTTTGAGTACCTGCGGCGATGTTGACGTGGTGCTCATGCTGGTCGAGGCCAATGATCGTTTGGGCGGAGGTGACGATTATGTGCTGGAACAGGTGAGTCGCAGCAACGTTCCGGTGATTCTGGTCATTAACAAGGTCGATCTGATCCATCGCCCCGAGTTGCTGCCTCTGATCGAGGCTTACACCGGCAAGTATGCATTCAGCGAAATCATACCTGTCTCCGCCCTGACGGGGGAGGGGACCGAGCAGCTGGTTTCGTCGCTGGTTAAATATCTTCCCGAGGGACCGCGTTATTATGCGGAAGATATGGTGACCGATCTGCCCGAGCGGTTTATTGTTGCGGAAATGATTCGCGAACAGATCCTCAAACAGACCCACCAGGAGATTCCTCATGGTGTTGCGGTCGAGGTGGATCATTTCGAGGAGAAACCCGAAAAGAACCTGGTGGTGATCGAAGCATGCATTTATGTGTCGCGGGAAGGGCATAAAAAGATCGTGCTTGGTCGTGGCGGGGAAAAGATCAAATCCATTGGAAAAGCGGCGCGCTACGACATTGAACGTATGTTGGGAACCCGGGTGTTTTTGGATCTGCTGGTCAAGGTCGAAAAAAACTGGACCGAAGAACGCCGGCAACTCAAGCGTTTCGGTTTCGAGTAA
- the der gene encoding ribosome biogenesis GTPase Der, with protein MSVVAIVGRPNVGKSTLFNRILGTRRAIVEDYPGVTRDRNYAQVTRYGTPFVLIDTGGFEPASQNRLLKQMREQSELAVEEADVILFVVDAKEGLTPSDDEVAGMLRRSGKPVLYVVNKVDGDSHEAAASEFYALGVDQLYTVSAEHGRGMDDLMAAVLAALPAPAKLDARSCEETRLAVIGRPNVGKSSLINRMIGVERLVANPTAGTTRDSIDTPFVYNKKSYVLIDTAGIRRKGRVQQKLEKYSVIQSLKAMERAHVVLVVIDAEEGVTEQDLTVAGYALERGRAVLLVVNKWDLVTKDHGTMKQYTEKVRHAFKFLPFAPIIFVSALSGQRVSKIMAEVEKVAIEFNRQVPTGVLNRVLEEAVLSHAPPMVQGKRLKFYYMTQTGVRPPSFVVFGNRATGVHFSYERYLSNKLREAFGFSGCPIRLKFKDRNARE; from the coding sequence ATGTCAGTTGTTGCAATAGTTGGCCGGCCGAATGTCGGCAAATCCACACTTTTTAACCGCATTCTCGGTACGCGGCGCGCCATTGTCGAGGATTATCCCGGTGTCACACGCGACAGGAACTATGCCCAGGTGACCCGCTACGGGACGCCGTTCGTGCTTATCGATACGGGGGGCTTCGAGCCCGCCAGTCAAAATCGGCTGTTGAAACAGATGCGTGAGCAGTCTGAACTGGCCGTTGAGGAGGCTGACGTCATCCTGTTTGTGGTGGATGCCAAGGAGGGCCTGACGCCGTCGGACGATGAGGTCGCTGGTATGTTGCGTCGCAGTGGCAAGCCGGTTCTGTATGTCGTCAACAAGGTGGATGGGGATTCGCATGAGGCGGCTGCCAGCGAATTCTATGCGTTGGGTGTAGATCAGCTTTATACCGTTTCTGCCGAGCATGGCCGAGGCATGGACGATTTGATGGCGGCCGTACTTGCCGCACTGCCGGCACCGGCAAAACTCGATGCCCGCAGTTGTGAGGAGACGCGTCTTGCCGTTATCGGACGCCCCAATGTCGGCAAGTCGTCCCTTATCAATCGCATGATCGGCGTCGAAAGGCTGGTCGCCAATCCGACCGCCGGTACCACGCGCGACAGTATCGACACGCCTTTTGTCTACAACAAAAAGAGCTACGTATTGATCGATACCGCTGGTATCCGGCGTAAGGGGCGGGTGCAGCAAAAGCTGGAAAAATACAGCGTCATCCAGTCGCTCAAAGCCATGGAACGGGCCCATGTGGTGTTGGTGGTGATCGATGCCGAAGAAGGTGTTACCGAACAGGACCTGACGGTTGCCGGGTATGCTCTGGAACGTGGCCGGGCGGTGTTGCTGGTGGTAAATAAATGGGATTTGGTGACCAAAGACCATGGAACCATGAAGCAATATACCGAAAAAGTTCGGCATGCATTTAAGTTTCTCCCGTTTGCGCCGATTATATTTGTATCCGCCTTGAGCGGCCAGCGTGTTTCCAAGATTATGGCCGAGGTGGAAAAGGTTGCCATCGAATTCAATCGCCAGGTGCCGACCGGGGTGCTGAACAGGGTCCTTGAAGAGGCCGTGCTCTCCCATGCCCCGCCGATGGTTCAAGGTAAGCGGCTGAAATTTTACTATATGACGCAAACCGGTGTGCGGCCCCCTTCGTTTGTGGTTTTCGGCAATCGTGCTACCGGAGTTCATTTTTCCTATGAACGTTATCTTTCCAATAAATTGCGCGAAGCATTCGGGTTTTCCGGGTGTCCCATTCGGTTGAAATTCAAGGATCGCAATGCACGTGAGTGA
- a CDS encoding response regulator — MSLVGQLADLSLDDILKIIHLSRKSGQLTVCGRDQQWTIAFWHGEVVRLSSEYVLPALIAELQRQSAVDPVVIDRAVAALSDDDAPCLATILVRRYGVSQDLVENVSRQVAHRFMQELTSWTEGAFSFDLCEDDGILPPPGENTHLLLGKGLMDGLQAQPGSPDRAADVSASAGNSGVFDEHGSKQTFTAPVWIVDDDPCLRQELGAYLTRRGMTVQLFETAADFWISLKKARMEGICPIAVIDLVMPRLDGVGMLGGLELLEKVCHAYPDMRVLPLSDHCCSDAESKVWALGLPEIFSKPQSSDMGEIGQSRAMDHFSQVMFAALNVVDAPVAILPEEGQQSASGQQKSLPETEASKPYRNSPGLHLLRGMLEELNNPALGGGIILLVLRFASEVMNRAVIFSVKEDNIVGLGQFGVTLQEGETDEAIRNIVIPRDGDSILSRLLGNPRPVRTRFGDGREDESLCVALGGEVPKEVFLGPIFSEGRVVAILYGDNLPDHTSVGNTEALEIFLSQAGMAMEKALLEGRLLGSHGG, encoded by the coding sequence ATGAGTTTGGTCGGCCAACTGGCAGATCTCAGCTTGGATGACATCCTTAAGATCATCCATCTAAGTCGTAAATCCGGACAGTTGACTGTATGCGGTCGCGATCAGCAGTGGACGATAGCTTTTTGGCATGGAGAGGTTGTCCGTTTATCGTCCGAGTATGTGTTGCCGGCGTTGATTGCCGAGTTGCAACGCCAATCTGCTGTAGATCCGGTCGTCATCGACCGGGCTGTTGCAGCGCTTAGCGATGATGATGCACCTTGCCTGGCGACGATTCTTGTGCGTCGCTACGGTGTTTCGCAGGATCTTGTGGAGAACGTAAGTCGCCAGGTCGCCCACCGGTTCATGCAGGAATTGACCTCCTGGACGGAAGGCGCGTTCAGTTTCGATCTGTGCGAGGATGATGGTATTTTGCCTCCACCCGGCGAAAACACGCATCTGTTGCTCGGTAAAGGTCTGATGGACGGCCTCCAGGCGCAGCCAGGCTCGCCGGACCGGGCTGCCGATGTTTCCGCAAGCGCGGGCAACAGTGGGGTTTTCGATGAGCATGGCTCGAAACAGACGTTCACCGCACCCGTATGGATTGTCGATGATGATCCCTGTTTGCGACAGGAATTGGGCGCCTATCTTACGCGGAGAGGCATGACCGTCCAATTATTCGAGACGGCAGCGGATTTTTGGATCAGTCTTAAAAAAGCGCGTATGGAAGGGATTTGTCCGATCGCGGTCATCGACCTTGTCATGCCTCGTTTGGATGGTGTAGGCATGCTCGGTGGGCTTGAATTGCTGGAAAAGGTTTGTCATGCCTATCCGGATATGCGCGTGCTGCCCTTGTCGGATCACTGCTGTTCCGATGCGGAAAGTAAAGTCTGGGCATTGGGCTTACCGGAAATTTTTTCCAAGCCGCAATCTTCCGATATGGGTGAAATCGGCCAGAGTCGGGCCATGGATCATTTCAGTCAGGTCATGTTTGCCGCACTTAATGTCGTTGATGCGCCCGTTGCCATTCTGCCGGAGGAGGGGCAACAGTCTGCATCCGGACAACAGAAGTCGCTTCCTGAAACCGAAGCCTCCAAGCCGTATCGGAATTCTCCCGGCTTGCATCTGCTTCGGGGGATGCTCGAGGAGTTGAATAATCCTGCGCTGGGTGGAGGTATCATTCTGCTGGTGCTGCGTTTTGCCAGCGAAGTGATGAATCGGGCGGTTATTTTCTCTGTCAAAGAGGATAATATCGTCGGTCTCGGTCAGTTCGGTGTGACGTTGCAGGAAGGGGAAACGGATGAGGCTATTCGAAATATTGTCATTCCCCGTGACGGCGATTCGATATTAAGCCGATTGCTTGGCAATCCACGTCCTGTACGGACCCGTTTTGGTGATGGCCGTGAAGATGAATCCTTGTGCGTCGCTCTTGGGGGCGAGGTGCCCAAGGAGGTCTTTCTAGGGCCTATTTTCAGCGAGGGCCGTGTGGTCGCCATTCTGTACGGCGATAATCTGCCGGATCATACCTCGGTGGGCAATACGGAAGCGCTGGAAATCTTTCTCTCCCAAGCGGGTATGGCCATGGAGAAAGCGCTCCTTGAAGGCAGGCTTCTTGGTTCGCACGGTGGTTAG